TCAGCTTTTGGGTTGGTCAGGTGATGGTCATATCATTACAGTGGCCCCTACGCGTTCCGGAAAGGGCGTAGGTCTGGTAGTTCCGAATCTGTTGCACTATCCTGGTTCTGTCCTAGTCATTGACCCGAAAGGGGAAAATTACGCCATTACGGCTGACTTCCGCCGCAAAATGTTCCGTCAGGAAATCACTTGTCTGGATCCTTTCCATGTGATGACGGAAGAAACGGACAGCATTAACCCGCTTGACAGTCTTGTCGACTATCGGAAACCAACGTCTACCTATCTCACCCAAAATCCGGAATTGGGCGATATCGCCGCCAATATTGCCGATGCCATGATTGTGCGCGATGCCGGCGCCAAGGATCCGCACTGGGATGACAAGGCTCGCACCCTGCTCAGAGGACTTATTCTTGCTGTTATCTGCGGTAAAGGTCCGCACCGCTTGCGTCATCTGTCCGAAGTACGGGAGTTACTGGCTCAACCTTTCCACGTCATTGGGAATTTCATTCTGGATTCCATGTGTCAGGACAAGGTTGCTGTAGGAGGGTTGCTGAGTCGTGCGGGTAATGAAATTCTCTCTACCGGTAATGAAGAATTAAAGAGCATCATATCCAATGCCCTCAAGCACACGGAATTCCTGGACTCGGGGCTGGCCTGCAAATCTCTGGGGGATATGAATGATGGTGGTATTGGAACGTACGATCTGGCCGATCTCAAAAGCATAGGCGGAGTTTCTATTTATATGATTATTCCTCCGCAGCATCTGGTACGCTACTCGCGCCTTATCCGTCTGTGGGTCACGATGGCCATGTCCGCCATGACCAGGAGCAGCCGGAAACCGGCAGACGGATGTCCTGTGCTCTTCATGCTGGACGAAATGGCCCAGCTGGGTTCTTTGCCCATGATGAAACAAGCGGTGAGTCTGCTGGCCGGATACGGCATGAGTATCTGGATGGTATGGCAGGATCTTTCCCAGCTTAAAGCACTGTATGAACACGACTGGCCTACCTTTCTGGCAAATGCCAAGATTCAGCAGTTTTTCGGTATTAACGATCACGAAACGGCCAAGTATATCTCCGAAATGCTGGGGGCGGCCACCATAACCAGCAAATCTGTTTCTCACAGTCAAAGCGGTAAGTTTACGGAATTTGTCAAAAATAAGAGTGAAAGCGAATCATTTTCGGAAATTACACGAAACCTTCTCAATCCAGACGAAGTTCGTCGCCTGAATCGCGAAGCTGTGCTCACTTTCGTCCAGGGTATTCCTCCCATTCTGGCGGAACGCCTTACTTATTACAGCGATCACATGTTCTCTGGGAAAGCTTCCTCCAACCCCTATTTTAGCAACAATCTCACAAGAAAATAAACAGACAGCCATGGAAATGAGAGAACAAGCAGAAGATCGTTTACGTGAATGCGAAGAAAAACGCAAAAATCTCGAATCTGAACGCAATGCACATCAGGATAATTTTCCGGATGATGGACGTCCCTTCAACGAACGCCTCGAAGAACATCAGAAAAAGCTTGAAGAACTGAATAATGAGGTGGAAAAGGCCAAACAGGAGGAACATGAAGCCCAAATGGAACTGGATCGTGCCAAAGCCATGGAGCAAAAAGCCCGGCAAGAGAGCATGGAAAATCGAAAGGAAATGAACCAGGGCCGGGAAGACGACCACACGGAACAACAGAGATGGGAGGAGGAACAACGTAAAACTCAGGAGGCAAAGGAAGAGCAATATCGTCAGTGGCAGGAGGAATGCCGAGAAAAAGAGAGAGCCAGACAACATGAGGAAGCCGAGAAGGAACGCCAAAAGGAACGTGAACGGTTTCAACAAGATCGCTTTCGTGAAGAAAAGCAGGAACGTTTCGAAGAGAAGGAACGCAGCCGGGAACAAGAGGGACGAAGCAGATAATTGAACGCTATGGGTATTTTTGCTGTATTTGCCCGATTAATCAAATTTTTCGGGTCAACCGCATTCACGCTCTTAAAACTTCCTTACCAGATCATATCAAAGATCTTCGGGCCGTTTGTCGCATTTTTTCTGTACATTCCTATGATGTTGGTCGTCTTTGGAGTTTTTATCAAACTCTTTGAACAGGAAGTAGTAGACAAATCGCCCTGGAACTCCATGACCCTCTTTCATACTCTTCCTTACGAGGAGCGGCAGGAATTGATTGATATGACGGAAATGGCTTCCTTT
This is a stretch of genomic DNA from Akkermansia sp. N21116. It encodes these proteins:
- a CDS encoding type IV secretory system conjugative DNA transfer family protein, whose protein sequence is MANKNTDCYGSARWASAHDLAEEGLFTFPNFQHSPDCFINSRIRRDFVEREPANRCMVLGRLVNPEKLVSGIRQGYEASMGSLMSGLFSLISNGHENQLLGWSGDGHIITVAPTRSGKGVGLVVPNLLHYPGSVLVIDPKGENYAITADFRRKMFRQEITCLDPFHVMTEETDSINPLDSLVDYRKPTSTYLTQNPELGDIAANIADAMIVRDAGAKDPHWDDKARTLLRGLILAVICGKGPHRLRHLSEVRELLAQPFHVIGNFILDSMCQDKVAVGGLLSRAGNEILSTGNEELKSIISNALKHTEFLDSGLACKSLGDMNDGGIGTYDLADLKSIGGVSIYMIIPPQHLVRYSRLIRLWVTMAMSAMTRSSRKPADGCPVLFMLDEMAQLGSLPMMKQAVSLLAGYGMSIWMVWQDLSQLKALYEHDWPTFLANAKIQQFFGINDHETAKYISEMLGAATITSKSVSHSQSGKFTEFVKNKSESESFSEITRNLLNPDEVRRLNREAVLTFVQGIPPILAERLTYYSDHMFSGKASSNPYFSNNLTRK